The following are from one region of the Mustela lutreola isolate mMusLut2 chromosome 7, mMusLut2.pri, whole genome shotgun sequence genome:
- the LOC131837128 gene encoding LOW QUALITY PROTEIN: olfactory receptor 4K3-like (The sequence of the model RefSeq protein was modified relative to this genomic sequence to represent the inferred CDS: inserted 2 bases in 1 codon) has product MHNFSSPESVNGWSNKSVVTEFILLRLSSSRDIQLFFFFNFSVFYGAPVLGNILIILTVIIDSRLHRPMYFLLSNLSFIDACQATFATPKMIADFLNEHKTITFQGCMSQIFFLHIFGGSEMVLLVAMAYDRYIAICKPLHYMTIMSPRVCTILMGVSWTTGIHXVNLPFCAPNKVDNFFCDLPLVIKLACLDTYVLEILVLTNSGLLSLICFLLLLISYIIILATVHHQASGGMSKAFSILSAHITVLVLFFGPLIFIYIWPFESFPTVKFISVFFTVFTPVHNPMIYTLRNKDVKEAMENLRN; this is encoded by the exons ATGC ATAATTTCAGCAGCCCAGAGTCAGTTAATGGATGGAGCAATAAATCAGTGGTTACTGAATTCATTTTGTTGAGGCTTTCTAGTTCTCGGGACATccaactcttctttttctttaacttttcagTGTTTTATGGAGCTCCAGTGTTGGGAAACATCCTTATCATCCTCACAGTAATTATAGACTCTCGCTTAC ACCGGCCAATGTATTTTCTTCTTAGCAATCTCTCCTTTATTGATGCGTGTCAGGCTACATTTGCCACTCCCAAAATGATTGCAGACTTCCTCAATGAACATAAGACCATCACCTTCCAGGGATGCAtgtcacaaatatttttcttgcaTATTTTTGGGGGTAGTGAGATGGTGCTTCTTGTTGCCATGGCCTATGATAGATACATTGCTATATGCAAACCTCTGCACTACATGACCATCATGAGCCCAAGGGTGTGCACTATTTTAATGGGGGTCTCCTGGACCACTGGCATTCA TGTCAATCTTCCTTTCTGTGCACCCAATAAGGTAGATAATTTCTTTTGTGACCTTCCCCTTGTGATCAAGCTTGCCTGCTTAGACACATATGTTTTAGAGATCCTGGTGCTCACCAATAGTGGCCTGCTCTCACttatctgcttcctccttttgctcatttcttaCATTATTATCCTTGCTACTGTCCACCACCAAGCCTCTGGTGGCATGTCCAAGGCGTTTTCCATCCTGTCTGCCCATATTACTGTTTTGGTTCTGTTCTTTGGTCCATTAATCTTCATTTATATTTGGCCCTTTGAAAGCTTCCCaactgttaaatttatttctgtgttttttactGTCTTTACTCCTGTCCATAACCCCATGATCTACACATTGAGGAATAAAGATGTAAAGGAAGCCATGGAAAATCTAAGGAACTGA